A genome region from Flavobacterium sp. includes the following:
- a CDS encoding Tex family protein: protein MTNIQFIAKSVQAPAVSIQNTVKLLEEDCTIPFISRYRKDATGNLDETVIEQIAKLQKDYDTLIKRKEAVLKSIEEQKALTPELKKKIEESFDLQEIEDFYLPYKKKKKTKADVAREFGLEPLAKLMMSESDVDFDFISTQYLNENVINEEAAIQGARDIVAEWINENIYVRKQLRRLFQRKATIATKVVKKKAEEEGAQKFNQYFDWEEPLTKAPAHRLLAMLRAENEGYIKMKIDVDIDDAYDVIDEIIIKKQNNSTSHLQLAIEDSYKRLLNPAIGNETLQEAKAKADANSIQVFANNLSQLLLAPPLGEKRILAIDPGFRSGCKVVCLDEKGDLLYNETIYPHAPQNEESMAIKKVRSMVNAYHIDAISIGNGTASRETEFFIKKIAFDKPVQVFVVSEAGASVYSASKTAREEFPDYDVTVRGSVSIGRRLSDPLAELVKIDPKAIGVGQYQHDVDQTKLKEELDSTVIRCVNSVGININTASKHLLSYVSGIGEKLAENIVQYRSENGPFEDRKELKKVPRLGDKAYQQGAAFIRITNAKNPLDNSAVHPEAYPVVEKMAKDLNISLNDLIANKEKTSLIKAEKYVTPEIGLLTLKDIIKELEKPGLDPRKSAKVFEFDANVKSIKDLKTGMILPGIVNNITNFGCFVDIGIKESGLVHISQLKAGFVSDVNEVVKLHQHVDVKVTEVDEDRKRIQLTMVL, encoded by the coding sequence ATGACTAATATTCAATTCATTGCCAAGTCTGTTCAGGCGCCAGCTGTCAGTATTCAAAACACAGTAAAACTACTAGAGGAAGACTGTACAATTCCGTTTATTTCGAGATACCGAAAAGATGCAACCGGAAATCTTGATGAAACTGTAATTGAGCAGATTGCAAAACTTCAAAAAGATTATGATACACTTATAAAGCGTAAAGAAGCCGTTCTAAAATCTATCGAAGAACAAAAGGCTTTAACGCCAGAATTGAAGAAAAAAATTGAAGAAAGTTTTGATTTACAGGAAATAGAAGATTTCTACCTTCCTTATAAAAAGAAGAAAAAAACAAAAGCCGATGTTGCCCGCGAATTTGGTTTAGAGCCTTTAGCAAAATTAATGATGTCTGAAAGCGATGTTGATTTCGATTTTATTTCGACGCAATATCTAAATGAAAACGTGATTAACGAAGAAGCGGCAATTCAGGGAGCAAGAGATATTGTTGCAGAATGGATTAACGAAAATATCTATGTTCGTAAGCAATTAAGAAGATTGTTTCAACGTAAAGCTACTATTGCCACAAAAGTGGTAAAAAAGAAAGCCGAAGAAGAAGGCGCACAAAAATTCAATCAGTATTTTGATTGGGAAGAACCTTTGACTAAAGCACCGGCGCACCGTTTATTAGCAATGCTTCGTGCTGAAAATGAAGGCTATATTAAAATGAAAATAGATGTTGATATAGACGATGCTTACGATGTTATTGACGAAATCATCATTAAAAAACAAAATAATTCGACATCGCATTTGCAACTAGCGATTGAAGATAGTTATAAACGTTTATTAAATCCGGCGATTGGAAACGAAACTCTGCAGGAAGCCAAAGCTAAGGCAGATGCTAACTCAATTCAGGTTTTTGCTAACAATTTAAGTCAGTTACTTTTGGCTCCGCCATTGGGAGAGAAACGTATTTTAGCAATCGACCCGGGATTCAGAAGCGGTTGTAAAGTAGTTTGTCTGGACGAAAAAGGCGATTTATTATACAATGAAACAATTTATCCGCACGCACCTCAAAATGAGGAATCAATGGCGATTAAAAAAGTGCGTTCGATGGTAAATGCATATCATATTGATGCGATCTCTATTGGTAACGGAACAGCTTCAAGAGAAACCGAATTTTTCATTAAAAAAATTGCGTTTGACAAACCAGTTCAGGTTTTCGTAGTTTCTGAGGCTGGGGCATCAGTTTATTCAGCATCAAAAACGGCGAGAGAAGAATTTCCAGATTATGATGTAACGGTTCGTGGTTCTGTTTCTATCGGAAGAAGACTATCAGATCCGTTGGCCGAATTGGTAAAAATTGACCCAAAAGCGATTGGAGTAGGACAGTATCAGCACGATGTTGATCAGACGAAATTAAAAGAAGAATTAGACAGTACCGTAATTCGCTGCGTAAACTCTGTTGGTATTAACATTAACACCGCAAGTAAACACTTATTAAGTTATGTGAGTGGAATCGGAGAGAAGCTGGCCGAAAACATTGTACAATACCGTTCTGAAAACGGGCCTTTTGAAGACCGAAAAGAGCTGAAAAAAGTACCGCGTTTAGGAGACAAAGCATATCAGCAAGGAGCGGCTTTTATTAGAATTACTAATGCTAAAAATCCGTTAGATAATTCGGCGGTGCATCCGGAGGCGTATCCGGTTGTAGAAAAGATGGCAAAAGACTTGAATATTTCTTTAAATGACTTAATTGCTAACAAAGAAAAAACATCTCTTATTAAAGCTGAAAAGTATGTTACACCAGAAATTGGTTTGCTTACGCTGAAAGACATCATAAAAGAGCTTGAAAAGCCTGGATTAGACCCAAGAAAATCGGCTAAGGTTTTTGAATTTGATGCAAATGTAAAATCGATTAAAGATTTAAAAACAGGAATGATTCTTCCGGGTATTGTTAATAACATTACCAACTTTGGTTGTTTTGTTGACATCGGAATCAAAGAAAGTGGATTGGTTCACATTTCGCAGTTAAAAGCCGGTTTTGTAAGCGATGTAAATGAAGTGGTAAAATTACATCAGCATGTTGATGTGAAAGTAACTGAGGTTGATGAAGATAGAAAGAGAATTCAGTTGACGATGGTATTATAA